A region from the Citrobacter telavivensis genome encodes:
- the cobO gene encoding cob(I)yrinic acid a,c-diamide adenosyltransferase: MQARANSDRHRQRQQKLKEQVDIRVAAATEQKGIVIVFTGNGKGKSTAAFGTATRAVGHGKTVGVAQFIKGQWDNGEYNTLHPLGVEFHIMGTGFTWETQNRESDIAAALAVWTESKRMLADAHYDLVVLDELTYMLAYHYLDTEEVIAAIRERPAQQSVIVTGRGCHAQLLELADTVSELRPVKHAFDNGIQAQAGIDW, encoded by the coding sequence ATGCAAGCGCGAGCCAATAGCGACCGTCATCGTCAGCGCCAGCAAAAGCTGAAAGAACAGGTTGATATCCGCGTGGCTGCCGCCACGGAACAAAAAGGGATTGTGATCGTTTTCACCGGTAATGGAAAAGGGAAATCCACGGCCGCCTTTGGCACCGCCACGCGTGCGGTGGGACACGGCAAAACCGTTGGCGTCGCGCAGTTTATCAAAGGCCAGTGGGATAATGGCGAATACAACACCCTGCATCCGCTGGGCGTTGAGTTTCACATTATGGGCACCGGGTTTACCTGGGAAACGCAAAACCGCGAGTCAGATATCGCGGCGGCGCTTGCCGTCTGGACAGAGAGCAAGCGTATGCTGGCCGACGCGCATTACGATCTGGTGGTACTGGACGAACTCACTTACATGCTGGCGTATCACTATCTTGATACCGAAGAGGTGATTGCCGCCATCCGGGAACGTCCGGCCCAGCAGAGTGTGATTGTGACTGGACGAGGTTGCCATGCGCAGTTACTGGAGCTTGCCGATACCGTGAGCGAGCTGCGCCCCGTGAAGCATGCGTTTGACAACGGTATTCAGGCACAGGCGGGAATTGACTGGTAG
- a CDS encoding LysR family transcriptional regulator: MRGKIPKTELLVTFEVVARHESYTRAAEELALTQSAVFRQVNALEDFLHTALFSHAKKRIFLNAAGKHYLSIVKETLNKLERDTNTIMTWQPTVEVIELAVNPTFSTHWLIPNLREFNKRNPDIIVNIHSLANIGDFLNREYDAAIMREDFCSPWSEVEYLFEEEILPVCSGSLLSQPNQKLAVEELLNEFPLLHQSTRINGWQEWFALSDVSSPLANKGPRFDLLSMLIAAVRSNLGVALLPRFAIQHDLDNGDMVIPCDVPMRTGNRFIMTWREEKAESRHLQVFREWLLQKSVVSPLER, translated from the coding sequence ATGAGAGGAAAGATACCAAAGACTGAATTACTGGTGACGTTTGAAGTAGTGGCACGTCATGAAAGTTATACGCGTGCGGCGGAGGAGTTAGCATTAACGCAAAGTGCCGTATTTCGCCAGGTGAATGCACTTGAGGATTTTCTGCATACTGCATTATTTAGTCATGCCAAAAAGCGGATTTTTTTAAACGCGGCCGGGAAGCATTATTTGAGCATTGTTAAGGAAACGCTAAATAAACTTGAGCGTGATACCAACACCATTATGACCTGGCAGCCCACGGTGGAGGTCATTGAACTGGCGGTCAATCCGACGTTCAGCACCCACTGGCTGATCCCCAATCTGCGTGAATTCAATAAACGTAACCCCGATATTATCGTCAATATTCACTCACTGGCGAACATTGGTGATTTTCTCAACCGTGAATATGATGCGGCCATTATGCGAGAGGACTTCTGTTCGCCGTGGTCAGAAGTGGAGTATCTGTTCGAAGAGGAAATTCTACCGGTCTGTAGCGGCAGTCTGCTGTCGCAGCCCAACCAGAAACTGGCGGTCGAAGAGCTGCTCAATGAGTTTCCGTTGCTGCATCAAAGTACACGAATTAACGGCTGGCAGGAGTGGTTCGCCCTGTCAGATGTCAGTAGTCCACTGGCCAACAAAGGCCCGCGTTTTGATCTGCTGTCGATGCTGATCGCGGCGGTGCGGTCTAATCTGGGGGTCGCGCTGCTCCCGCGCTTTGCTATCCAGCACGATCTGGATAACGGTGACATGGTGATCCCCTGTGATGTGCCTATGCGTACAGGTAATCGCTTCATCATGACCTGGCGGGAAGAAAAAGCGGAATCCCGTCATTTACAGGTCTTCCGCGAGTGGTTGTTGCAAAAATCGGTGGTGTCACCTCTGGAACGCTGA
- the cobA gene encoding uroporphyrinogen-III C-methyltransferase produces MKNSGKVWLVGAGPGDITLLTLKALQCIQQADVIIYDRLVNPKILDGCSVNCTCINVGKSPGYHCVPQEEINALLIQHARTHRNIVRLKGGDPYVFGRGAEEVECLVEEGIAFEVVPGISSAIGGLACAGIPVTHRDLASGFHVVTGHTREGNQQQDWRQLAKLNGTLVIVMGIANLPFICEELLMGGKSPDTPAAIVMSATRENQRRLTCTLGTLLTKAQEANIVPPALIVVGDVVRLSDRLSFIPEVMERVYSESCS; encoded by the coding sequence ATGAAAAATTCCGGAAAAGTCTGGCTGGTTGGCGCAGGTCCTGGTGATATCACCTTACTGACCCTCAAAGCCCTGCAGTGCATTCAACAGGCTGATGTCATTATTTACGATCGGTTGGTCAACCCTAAAATACTCGACGGGTGCTCAGTGAACTGTACCTGTATCAATGTCGGCAAAAGTCCGGGCTATCATTGCGTTCCTCAGGAGGAGATCAATGCCCTGCTTATCCAGCATGCGCGGACGCATCGGAACATTGTCCGCCTGAAAGGCGGCGATCCTTACGTGTTTGGTCGTGGTGCCGAAGAGGTGGAGTGTCTGGTCGAGGAAGGTATTGCCTTCGAAGTGGTGCCGGGCATCAGTTCCGCCATTGGCGGGCTGGCCTGCGCCGGGATCCCGGTCACCCACCGCGACCTGGCGTCGGGTTTTCATGTCGTGACGGGACATACCCGCGAAGGCAATCAGCAGCAGGACTGGCGGCAGCTTGCGAAGCTCAACGGCACGCTGGTGATCGTTATGGGGATAGCGAATCTGCCGTTTATCTGTGAAGAGCTATTGATGGGAGGCAAATCACCAGACACGCCCGCCGCCATTGTCATGTCGGCCACCCGGGAAAATCAACGGCGCTTAACCTGTACGCTCGGCACATTGCTCACCAAAGCGCAGGAAGCGAATATTGTGCCGCCGGCGCTGATTGTGGTCGGCGATGTTGTCCGTCTGAGCGACCGACTCTCTTTTATTCCAGAGGTGATGGAACGCGTCTACAGCGAGAGCTGTTCATGA
- a CDS encoding helix-turn-helix domain-containing protein yields the protein MPQHIQDDVLHSFYSLAEVFSKATGLAAVVVDINGREISACHNFNSFCSLLRTDPRYQKSCQKCDKYCAFEGLKEEKIRILCCHAGLSFFSMPLIRQGHLLGFIICGQVRAKYPEYKTIVIDDDRQWVFDPKIKSAWNQVAIVENNHLVAAANLLSFIINNINPVQSSTLSNADVQLSDLRLSAMELSRHEKKLVAALRYIDEHLYEELTLESVAAHVCLSANYFSRFFKKRQGVNFKTWVSQKKMQRASELLCDPTNSIDSIARKLQYAQTSYFCRVFRAAHQTSPQSFRHEQLSL from the coding sequence GTGCCTCAGCATATTCAGGACGATGTCTTACACAGTTTTTACTCACTGGCCGAGGTGTTTTCTAAGGCGACAGGGCTTGCCGCCGTGGTGGTGGACATTAATGGTCGGGAAATTTCCGCCTGTCATAATTTTAATTCTTTCTGTTCATTACTGCGCACCGATCCGCGATATCAAAAAAGTTGTCAGAAATGTGATAAATATTGTGCTTTTGAAGGACTGAAAGAAGAAAAAATCAGAATACTCTGCTGTCATGCAGGGTTGAGTTTTTTCTCGATGCCATTAATTCGTCAAGGGCATCTGCTGGGATTTATTATTTGTGGTCAGGTGCGCGCAAAGTATCCAGAATATAAAACGATTGTCATTGATGACGATCGGCAATGGGTTTTTGATCCCAAAATTAAATCAGCCTGGAATCAGGTTGCCATTGTTGAAAATAATCATCTGGTGGCGGCGGCAAACCTGCTTAGTTTTATTATTAATAATATCAATCCAGTCCAGAGTTCAACGCTGAGCAATGCAGATGTACAGTTGAGCGACCTGCGGTTGTCGGCAATGGAGCTTTCGCGTCACGAAAAGAAACTGGTCGCCGCACTGCGTTATATCGATGAACACTTATACGAGGAACTGACGCTGGAGTCGGTGGCGGCACATGTCTGTTTAAGCGCCAATTACTTTAGCCGCTTCTTTAAGAAACGGCAGGGAGTGAATTTTAAAACCTGGGTGAGTCAGAAAAAAATGCAGCGGGCGAGCGAGTTACTGTGCGATCCGACGAACTCTATCGACAGTATCGCCCGGAAACTTCAGTATGCGCAGACCAGCTACTTTTGTCGGGTATTCCGGGCTGCTCACCAGACTTCTCCGCAGTCATTCCGTCATGAACAGCTCTCGCTGTAG
- a CDS encoding phage tail protein → MKIYYYSPSENGFMPGNEKGKYVNAGTWPGDAVEVDEATFATFTQTPPEGKMLGAIDGLPAWVDLPLPTREEAIATAEQKKSELLIAAQATIINWQSKLLLGVISDDEKTSLIAWLAYIDALNSVDTANPNWPDPPEA, encoded by the coding sequence ATGAAAATTTACTATTACAGCCCAAGCGAAAACGGCTTTATGCCGGGTAATGAAAAAGGCAAATACGTAAATGCCGGGACATGGCCAGGTGATGCCGTTGAGGTGGATGAGGCGACGTTCGCCACCTTCACCCAGACACCACCAGAAGGAAAGATGCTGGGGGCTATAGATGGTTTGCCAGCATGGGTTGATCTCCCACTACCAACGCGAGAAGAAGCTATCGCGACAGCAGAGCAGAAAAAATCAGAGTTACTGATTGCTGCACAGGCCACGATCATAAACTGGCAGAGCAAACTACTCTTGGGAGTCATCAGCGATGATGAGAAGACCAGCCTGATAGCCTGGCTGGCCTATATTGATGCACTGAACTCTGTTGATACTGCCAATCCTAACTGGCCAGATCCTCCGGAAGCGTAG
- a CDS encoding tail fiber assembly protein, whose amino-acid sequence MNKYKWSAKYNAFFPIEILPAYQSSWDDLSDLIDIDDSVVAEFNGKPPEGKVRGVVDNMPAWVDIPLPTYEEKIAAAEAIKLNLKANADSEIAWRQDAVDAGIATDEETNALVDWKKYRVLLMRVDTAKPEWPTLPEDLAS is encoded by the coding sequence ATGAATAAATATAAATGGTCAGCAAAATATAACGCGTTTTTCCCGATTGAAATACTCCCTGCTTATCAATCGTCATGGGATGACCTTAGTGATTTAATTGATATTGATGATTCTGTTGTGGCTGAATTTAACGGGAAGCCGCCTGAAGGCAAAGTGCGGGGTGTTGTTGATAACATGCCAGCATGGGTTGATATTCCTCTCCCAACATATGAGGAAAAAATAGCCGCCGCAGAAGCAATTAAGTTGAATCTGAAGGCTAACGCAGATTCTGAAATTGCCTGGCGACAGGATGCTGTTGACGCCGGTATTGCGACGGATGAGGAGACTAACGCGCTGGTTGACTGGAAAAAATATCGGGTCTTACTGATGCGTGTCGATACAGCAAAACCCGAATGGCCTACGCTTCCGGAGGATCTGGCCAGTTAG
- a CDS encoding DUF2313 domain-containing protein, with the protein MAHSVDEWLGALWQIMPRGKAWSRDEDGDLNRFLRALARRLSQTEFDAESLLPEMRPETTFLLLEEWEKYLELPECGQLSGTVEDRRRAVVEKYHRKGGLAPWQIEAVAAALGFTIRVTVILPHHCMRSCMYPLYPARYRWTLQIDVLDIKGGRFTCIDNVMTPLLSERARELECVLTKYRLGGTAYEYFYSSGDN; encoded by the coding sequence ATGGCCCACAGCGTAGATGAATGGCTGGGTGCTTTATGGCAGATCATGCCGCGTGGTAAAGCCTGGTCACGGGATGAAGACGGAGATTTAAACCGTTTTTTACGGGCGTTAGCCAGACGTTTAAGTCAGACGGAATTTGATGCAGAGAGCCTGCTTCCGGAGATGCGGCCAGAGACAACATTCCTGCTGCTGGAGGAATGGGAAAAATACCTTGAACTACCAGAGTGTGGGCAGTTAAGCGGAACTGTAGAAGACCGACGTCGGGCTGTTGTGGAGAAATATCATCGTAAAGGGGGGCTTGCCCCGTGGCAGATTGAAGCGGTAGCCGCAGCGCTTGGGTTTACTATCCGGGTCACCGTCATTCTTCCTCATCACTGCATGCGTAGCTGCATGTATCCCCTTTACCCGGCCCGTTATCGCTGGACTTTACAGATTGATGTACTCGACATCAAAGGTGGACGCTTTACCTGTATCGATAATGTCATGACACCACTTCTTAGCGAACGCGCCAGAGAGCTGGAGTGTGTGCTGACTAAATATCGCCTCGGCGGTACAGCATACGAATATTTTTATTCTTCAGGAGATAACTGA
- a CDS encoding phage baseplate protein, which produces MTYNVPALRKLITDGEKDIAFELGLQKLPPVGVEKALNTSFSNQVRDLYDHQSWIKDQIIPSVKSDDETIIETAASEGVIRKQSAFAKGPAVFKGTTPLPEDAEMQTASGVVYAVTASGVPVDGVMTVTIQASDAGVSGNLPEGESLTLLSPVPGVESIGSTGTGGITGGADIEPVAELLDRLLFRKRNPPVGGAVHDYVIWAREMAGVSRAWAFDAWHGPCTIGLAWVYDDRTVITPGYQDRKNMEDYLFRHPDPATGVWVGKPGGIEVWPVELVLRPVDMIIDITPDTPATRKAVQSRLLTLQKTLQPGHTLPISAIRTAIGTASGVTDYTLNLTADIPCDQNELITIGELTWPTA; this is translated from the coding sequence ATGACTTATAACGTTCCCGCACTGCGCAAACTTATTACTGACGGCGAAAAAGATATTGCCTTTGAACTGGGGCTGCAAAAACTTCCACCAGTAGGTGTTGAGAAGGCACTTAATACCTCATTCAGTAATCAGGTGCGTGATTTATACGACCACCAGAGCTGGATCAAAGACCAGATTATTCCGTCCGTTAAATCTGATGATGAAACCATTATCGAAACTGCGGCCAGTGAAGGCGTCATAAGAAAACAGTCCGCGTTTGCGAAGGGGCCGGCTGTATTTAAAGGGACCACGCCATTACCGGAGGATGCGGAGATGCAGACCGCTTCCGGTGTTGTTTATGCCGTGACGGCTTCCGGAGTTCCTGTGGATGGTGTGATGACAGTAACCATTCAGGCAAGCGATGCCGGCGTATCCGGAAACCTTCCTGAAGGTGAGAGTCTGACACTGTTATCCCCCGTTCCCGGTGTGGAGAGCATCGGTTCAACGGGAACGGGAGGCATCACGGGAGGTGCAGATATTGAACCTGTCGCTGAACTTCTTGACCGGCTTTTATTTCGTAAGCGCAATCCACCCGTTGGCGGCGCGGTGCATGATTATGTTATCTGGGCACGTGAAATGGCTGGCGTAAGTCGGGCATGGGCATTTGATGCCTGGCATGGCCCATGCACAATCGGGCTGGCATGGGTTTATGACGATCGTACAGTGATTACCCCCGGATATCAGGACCGGAAAAATATGGAGGATTATCTTTTCCGTCATCCCGACCCGGCAACTGGTGTATGGGTTGGCAAACCAGGCGGAATAGAAGTATGGCCCGTTGAGCTGGTACTTCGCCCGGTCGATATGATTATTGACATAACGCCGGATACGCCCGCTACGCGTAAGGCTGTCCAGTCTCGTCTGTTGACGCTCCAGAAGACGCTGCAACCTGGGCATACGCTACCCATTTCAGCAATCAGGACTGCAATCGGCACAGCATCTGGTGTGACCGATTACACACTGAATCTGACTGCTGACATTCCCTGCGATCAGAATGAACTTATCACTATCGGGGAACTGACATGGCCCACAGCGTAG
- a CDS encoding phage baseplate assembly protein V, with product MGLNPANIGRTLEGIGRRLRLLVDRAVVRIVTDSLGRQNLQIQSLADSTNDDVERFQNYGLTSVPPVGSEALILAVGGRREGLVAIAVEDKRCRPKGLEDGEVRLYHGDGQSYITLKKNGVIEVKGKSVNYDVLDMFEITTKQLKVNGPTQFTEDIQVAGKSVLEHFHIDGDDEKTSEMK from the coding sequence ATGGGACTGAATCCGGCAAACATCGGTCGCACACTTGAAGGTATTGGACGCCGGCTGCGGCTGCTCGTTGACAGAGCTGTCGTCCGTATCGTTACCGACAGTCTTGGTCGCCAGAATCTCCAGATCCAGTCTCTGGCTGACTCAACCAATGATGACGTTGAGCGTTTCCAGAATTACGGTCTGACATCCGTTCCGCCTGTCGGTTCAGAAGCACTCATTCTGGCGGTAGGGGGACGTCGAGAAGGACTGGTGGCAATCGCTGTTGAAGACAAGCGCTGTCGTCCTAAAGGTCTGGAGGATGGAGAGGTCAGGTTATATCACGGCGATGGTCAGTCATATATCACCCTGAAAAAGAATGGCGTTATCGAAGTTAAAGGGAAATCGGTTAATTACGATGTCCTCGATATGTTTGAGATAACTACAAAACAGTTAAAAGTTAACGGCCCTACCCAGTTTACAGAAGATATTCAGGTTGCCGGTAAATCTGTGCTTGAGCATTTCCATATTGACGGAGATGACGAAAAAACATCGGAGATGAAATGA
- a CDS encoding phage tail protein → MEMVVLEVDGQQWDGWTEMSITSSLEAVAGEFDLTVTTQWSEASPRIIKQGMPCIVRLGKDTVLTGYIDDFIPSYDAENMSIRVMGRDKTGDLVDSSVVHKSGQWKGVRLEQLATEICKPYGISVISETDTGETFGSVVLEQGETAFDLLDRLAKQRGVLLTADGLGNLIITRASTKRAGVPLIFGTNILAARGRFSWRERNSQYIVKGTSSAGGSTWDAQPAKVTGGRQTIVDDGDINRYRPKILVNEDSLTVGGASTRGEWYKARMMGEANSTEITLAGWRENGDDSPLWQKNRLVDIDDPIQNLKATWLIKSVTFTEGDNGRICVLTLVPPESMDMPETGTKKTGKKGKKSKAKTVATWD, encoded by the coding sequence ATGGAAATGGTTGTGCTTGAGGTTGACGGCCAGCAGTGGGACGGATGGACCGAGATGTCCATCACTTCCTCACTGGAGGCTGTTGCCGGCGAATTTGATCTCACTGTCACCACGCAATGGTCAGAAGCATCACCGCGAATCATTAAGCAGGGTATGCCCTGCATCGTCAGGCTGGGAAAGGATACGGTTCTGACAGGATATATCGATGATTTTATTCCCAGCTATGACGCAGAGAACATGAGTATTCGCGTCATGGGCCGGGATAAAACCGGCGATCTTGTTGACAGCTCTGTGGTGCATAAGTCCGGCCAGTGGAAAGGTGTTCGACTGGAGCAACTGGCAACGGAAATCTGCAAACCCTACGGCATCAGTGTTATCAGTGAAACTGACACTGGTGAAACCTTCGGTAGCGTGGTGCTTGAACAGGGAGAGACCGCTTTCGATCTTCTTGACCGCCTGGCTAAACAACGCGGCGTTCTGCTTACTGCTGATGGCCTGGGTAATCTGATCATCACCCGTGCATCAACAAAGCGTGCCGGCGTTCCTCTGATTTTCGGGACCAATATTCTTGCCGCCCGTGGCCGGTTCAGTTGGCGAGAGCGAAACAGCCAGTACATCGTAAAAGGCACGTCCAGTGCCGGTGGAAGCACATGGGACGCTCAGCCAGCGAAAGTGACAGGTGGACGTCAGACCATTGTTGATGATGGTGATATCAACCGCTACCGCCCGAAAATCCTGGTGAATGAAGACAGCCTGACCGTCGGCGGTGCGAGTACACGTGGTGAATGGTACAAAGCCCGGATGATGGGCGAAGCCAACAGCACCGAAATCACGCTGGCTGGGTGGCGCGAAAATGGCGATGACAGCCCGTTATGGCAAAAAAACAGACTCGTCGATATTGATGACCCGATACAGAACCTGAAGGCCACGTGGCTGATTAAGAGCGTGACGTTCACTGAAGGTGATAACGGGCGTATCTGCGTTCTGACACTGGTTCCTCCTGAATCAATGGACATGCCTGAAACCGGCACGAAGAAAACGGGTAAGAAAGGCAAAAAATCAAAGGCAAAGACGGTGGCAACATGGGACTGA
- a CDS encoding multidrug DMT transporter, with product MAVTRWEDLRDASFRGVAFWLVNNEGTGGRRAIPRAYPKKEVGWTEDNGAVLTQQQINGKLIGKNYQSELEALLRALNTPGPGELIHPWFGIQKVQVGKVSHRLSTEEGGIAYVDFEVFEAGERLFPSAAENTSLTVMSAADKVKDALANGDVFALLDGLGEMADTWMDDMENLVVGVLTLPSAITEWTDRLGRFRGLIELAVAKPAGFINDVLNLVSGVRETVTEPLWSMRVYDQLRSRWQGEQFSGSSSSPWSSPDSVTNTNDRATAAALHQLPKYMSVTPGSVTDGTYGFASSLPDVVPELTDSMQANITDFRQLIVVASLIGQAETIASTEFRSSEEAISTGDTLAEQLNEQAVYAVENGQRDLWHALRELRFAVVNDVRVRSAQLPQARIVTLTTTSPVSLIAWRETGNTENRDAIATRNRLRDPAFILPGKPVEVTE from the coding sequence ATGGCCGTTACCCGATGGGAAGACCTGCGCGATGCTTCATTTCGTGGCGTGGCGTTCTGGCTGGTGAACAACGAAGGCACTGGCGGACGTCGTGCCATCCCACGGGCCTACCCTAAAAAAGAAGTGGGCTGGACCGAGGATAATGGTGCCGTCCTGACCCAACAGCAAATCAACGGCAAGCTGATTGGAAAGAACTACCAGAGCGAACTGGAGGCACTTCTCCGCGCCCTGAACACACCAGGCCCTGGCGAACTTATTCATCCGTGGTTCGGCATTCAGAAGGTTCAGGTTGGCAAGGTTTCGCACCGACTGAGCACAGAAGAAGGCGGCATTGCCTATGTCGATTTTGAAGTGTTCGAAGCGGGTGAACGTCTGTTTCCATCCGCCGCTGAAAATACCAGTCTGACGGTAATGAGCGCGGCAGATAAGGTCAAAGACGCTCTGGCGAACGGCGATGTCTTTGCCCTGCTGGATGGTCTTGGTGAGATGGCCGATACATGGATGGACGATATGGAAAATCTGGTGGTGGGTGTGCTGACGCTCCCCTCCGCGATTACTGAATGGACTGATCGCCTCGGGCGTTTTCGTGGGTTAATTGAGCTGGCCGTCGCGAAACCTGCCGGATTTATCAATGATGTTCTGAACCTTGTAAGCGGCGTCCGTGAGACTGTGACCGAACCTCTGTGGTCAATGCGGGTTTACGATCAGCTCCGCAGCCGGTGGCAGGGAGAACAGTTTTCCGGTTCATCTTCTTCGCCGTGGTCATCGCCTGATTCGGTCACAAATACAAATGACCGTGCGACAGCTGCTGCACTTCACCAGTTACCCAAGTACATGTCAGTTACACCGGGTTCTGTTACTGACGGGACCTATGGCTTTGCCAGCAGCCTTCCTGATGTCGTTCCTGAACTGACGGATTCTATGCAGGCTAACATCACTGATTTTCGTCAGTTGATCGTCGTTGCCAGTCTTATCGGACAAGCAGAGACCATTGCCAGCACTGAGTTCAGAAGTAGTGAGGAAGCCATCAGTACGGGCGACACGCTGGCTGAGCAACTGAATGAACAGGCGGTGTACGCCGTGGAAAACGGCCAGCGGGATTTGTGGCATGCCCTGCGTGAGCTGCGTTTTGCCGTCGTCAATGACGTGCGGGTCAGGAGCGCTCAGTTGCCACAGGCCCGGATAGTCACCCTGACTACGACATCCCCTGTATCCCTGATTGCATGGCGTGAGACCGGTAATACAGAGAACCGTGACGCCATTGCCACACGGAACCGGCTGCGTGACCCGGCTTTCATTCTTCCAGGTAAACCTGTCGAGGTAACAGAGTAA
- a CDS encoding phage tail protein, protein MTNRLSTEILINLAGNLTAKARQYGANMSEFASRNQKAMSVVKAASESAGRGLDMLSNRYTTMIAGLASGAALKEFAKTDRQLTGLGIAAGKTRDEMRNIFAGIQDTAIKFRVDDSEVLAALENVNKTTGDLDFGIQNKDMIAASIAASGSDGQAIGGLFATFQKFQTKNAQENLQAMDIANNLGKEGAFELKDAAEKATRALSMYAAAGGKGVEGIKQGLVVLNSARDATGDRDTAATATENLIRDLQLPKVVDTLKQKAGINVYDKDGKMRSLSVLLAEVAKSSGSKGAQEQNKRLLEAGFNQDSILLISSVTSGKGAENLKRYQSVVGDGTGIMKDAEYAAKDFTSALTSLSVTWKKFSNNNLAGPVQELADAINSVDQKTVQNWLEIGKKIAIATAGVIAARKAFKIGKGAWDFLQPEKGGKGIPKGVSDVFGSGVMPVYVVNMGKGGMGGPGDMVPSGPDGKNPRKPKGPRRLGGLNWMVGPTMLASTIPYLYEEPPLTDDDKDSMVQWAKDRANRKASEKPVIDPRPWASLTPATPFVPASNNHPAETPRPETNDHSLFGVIVDFLRGTNAAIENKNAFDKPVQPPALPTTVQKMQGEIRVILEGGGRVKSVSMNQPGIKLSASAGVSSVEQS, encoded by the coding sequence ATGACAAACCGCCTAAGCACTGAAATTCTGATTAACCTTGCCGGGAACCTGACGGCGAAAGCCCGCCAGTACGGCGCTAATATGAGCGAGTTTGCCAGCCGTAACCAGAAAGCAATGTCTGTTGTTAAAGCCGCGTCGGAATCTGCGGGACGTGGTCTGGATATGCTCAGCAACCGTTACACCACGATGATTGCCGGCCTTGCCAGTGGTGCCGCACTGAAAGAGTTTGCTAAAACAGACAGACAATTAACAGGTCTGGGTATTGCTGCCGGTAAAACTCGCGATGAGATGCGCAATATTTTTGCGGGTATCCAGGATACAGCCATCAAATTCCGTGTCGATGACTCGGAGGTGTTGGCGGCTCTGGAGAATGTCAATAAAACGACCGGTGATCTGGATTTTGGTATTCAGAATAAGGACATGATAGCTGCCTCTATCGCTGCATCGGGTTCTGACGGCCAAGCAATTGGTGGATTGTTTGCAACTTTTCAGAAGTTTCAGACAAAGAATGCCCAAGAGAACCTTCAGGCAATGGATATTGCCAACAACTTGGGCAAAGAAGGCGCATTCGAACTGAAAGATGCAGCGGAGAAAGCAACCAGGGCGTTATCAATGTACGCAGCTGCTGGAGGGAAAGGCGTCGAAGGAATCAAACAGGGGCTGGTGGTTCTGAACTCGGCAAGGGATGCTACGGGTGATCGCGATACAGCAGCCACGGCGACTGAAAACCTGATTCGAGATCTGCAATTACCAAAGGTCGTTGACACCCTCAAGCAGAAAGCCGGGATTAACGTTTATGACAAGGACGGAAAGATGCGTTCGCTTTCAGTGCTCTTGGCTGAAGTAGCGAAATCATCCGGTAGCAAGGGGGCGCAAGAGCAGAACAAAAGACTTCTGGAAGCCGGTTTTAATCAGGACAGTATTTTACTTATCAGTAGCGTCACCTCCGGCAAAGGGGCGGAAAATCTTAAGCGATACCAGTCAGTTGTCGGAGACGGTACAGGCATCATGAAAGACGCCGAATATGCGGCGAAGGATTTTACTTCGGCGCTGACCAGTCTGAGTGTCACATGGAAGAAATTTTCTAACAACAATCTTGCCGGTCCTGTACAGGAACTGGCTGATGCTATCAATTCCGTTGATCAAAAGACGGTTCAGAACTGGCTTGAAATCGGCAAGAAAATAGCTATTGCTACTGCCGGAGTCATCGCGGCACGTAAGGCTTTTAAAATCGGTAAAGGTGCATGGGATTTTCTTCAGCCAGAAAAAGGCGGTAAAGGTATCCCTAAAGGCGTCTCCGATGTTTTTGGCTCCGGCGTCATGCCGGTTTATGTCGTGAACATGGGCAAAGGCGGTATGGGTGGTCCGGGTGATATGGTCCCGTCTGGACCAGACGGGAAAAATCCCCGCAAACCTAAAGGCCCAAGACGTCTTGGTGGGCTGAATTGGATGGTTGGTCCGACAATGCTGGCGTCAACTATCCCATACCTTTATGAAGAACCGCCGCTGACCGATGACGACAAGGACAGTATGGTTCAGTGGGCAAAGGATCGCGCTAATCGCAAAGCGAGTGAGAAACCGGTTATTGATCCGCGCCCGTGGGCATCACTGACGCCGGCGACGCCGTTCGTTCCTGCGTCAAACAATCACCCGGCAGAAACACCACGTCCTGAAACGAATGACCATTCTTTGTTTGGTGTCATCGTTGATTTCCTGCGTGGCACCAATGCCGCCATTGAAAACAAAAACGCATTCGATAAGCCAGTTCAGCCACCAGCATTGCCAACAACCGTACAAAAAATGCAGGGTGAGATCCGTGTCATCCTCGAAGGTGGCGGACGCGTTAAAAGTGTCAGCATGAACCAGCCGGGTATCAAACTCAGCGCATCGGCTGGCGTGTCCAGCGTGGAGCAAAGCTGA